A stretch of DNA from Bacteroidales bacterium:
CTTCTTCATCACAACCTCCGCCTATTCCACGAAGTACCCTGACATCAGTAACACTTCCATTTCTTTCAACAACGAAAGTAACATAAACAGTTCCCTGGATACCACTTTCCTTTGCCATTTGGGGATACTTGATATTATCCATCAAAAACTTAATACGGGATTCATCGCCCCCTGGATAAGCGGGTGCATCTTCAACGACCGTAAAAATCTCAGCTTCTGATACTTCTTCTTCGGCTGCCTGCGTAGCAACAACAGGCGCTTTATACTCTTCCATAGCTGTATTATCATCAGCTTCAGCATCGATACTCAGATCATCATCAACAATAGCATCATTTTCAACGATATTGATGACTGTGGTAGAAACAGGTGGTGCTGGTGGAGGAGGTTGGTTCTGCTGCTGGGTAATTTGAATCATCTCTTCAGGAGTCTCGGCATTTTTACCTCCACTCATATCCTGAAATTCCTGTTTATCGTAGCTTTTATATTCAAAAGCCACTAAAGTGATGGCTAATGCAATGATTAATCCAAGCTGGAAAAAGAAACCTTTCTTGCTTTCAAGGTCTGCTTTTTCTGATTTTTTTAGTTCCATAATGTAATTTATTATGAATGAGATGATTGTGTTTTTCGATATGGAGGGTACTAAGATACGAAAAAAATTTATTTATTATTCCGAATTATTGAAAAAACCCTTTGCAAAAGCGGAATGTAAATAAACCAGCCACACTGCCAAGTGAATCAACCAGGAAATCACCCAGGCTGCCTGTTCTGTTAATGAAGACGCCCCACTGAAGGATTTCAGTTAACCCGCCAAGGCAAAGTGCTGTAATCAGGGATATGGATATAATTCTGCTTCTACTCCAATTGTTTTCTTTACTAAAGCTCCTCATCAAAAGAAAAGCAAAACCTGAAAAAATGAAGAAGTGCACAATTATATCCGGTGCAACCAGGAATTCAGGAATCCTGGGTATATCCTGCCCCGGTATCCCGGTAAGGACAAGGATACCGATTCCCCACGCGATGGCGGCTCCATAGCGTTTCACCAGCTTCGGAAGCACCATCCTTTCCAGGAGTTAATTATGCTTCTACCAGTTTCTGATAATCAGCCGCTGAAAGCAGCTCCTTGATTTCATTAACATCCTGGATTTTTACCTTAACGATCCAGCCTTCACCATATGGATCTTTATTGATCAATTCAGGATTATCTGACAGGTTCTCATTGTATTCAAGAATCTCACAGGCAACAGGAGCAAACATATCAGAGACCGTTTTTACTGCTTCTATCGTTCCAAAAGCTTCGCCGGTAGCAACAGCTTCGCCGATGGTATTCACCTCAATGAATACAACATCCCCTAACTGATGCTGTGCAAAATCGGTCACTCCTACAGTGCCTTCATCTCCGTTTAAGGCAAGCCATTCGTGTTCTTTGGTGTAATAAAGATTTTCAGGAATATTCATGGTAACAGTTTTTAATAAAGGGTCAAAATTACAGATTCGGGGAATATTTCAGACTATTTCCGGCAAGTTAGAATAATTCTGAATAAGTAACGGCTTTTAAAAGTTCAGACCATTCACTTTGGAGCCAACCTATTGATATTTATCGTGTTATATTTCTGATTTAAAGAAATTCTTATAATGACACTCGATGTATACAAAGAAGTATCAAGAAATTTCCTGATGAAGAATTATTATTCTGTAAACTACCTTTACTGCGCGAGGGTAAACCTCATGGAAACACCGGCATTGGTCGTGGATGTAGGTATCTGCGTAGATACATGGGGTTTGCTGATAGTCTGCTCATAGAAAAGCCTGATATTCAGCTTTGGACCCACCATATAATCGGCTGAGGTATTGATTGAGATCTGCCTGGTTCCGGTTGAAACCTGGTTGTCTCTTTGCTCAATTCGGCGTAATACGGTCTTATTATCACGGATGGAAACATCAGCCTTAACATTTAAATCGCTCTTCAGAGGAGTTTTCTTTCCTGTGCCCAGGGATCTCACTGTAAATTTCACATTTTTAAACCGATAACCCAGTCCTGTTACAAATTCATTGCTGCGCATCTCTGTGAGCTGGTTATTGACAAAGCTCAGTGAGAGGTTTCGGGTTTTCTTATATTCAATCCTGGCCATGAAACTGTTTTTCATGGTTGCATCAATTCCGAGGAACGGACCAAACTGTTCAGTAATCGTGATAACATCCATCCTGTTGGAAGGGATGAAATTCCTTGCATCATCCAGTGCTGAAGCAAATCCGTCGGTCTCGCGGTATTCAATGTCACTCAGGAATCCTCCTACCGAATAATTTGAACGATAGGCATGAGAAATATTGAAGGACTGGAAATAGTTCCGGAGCACTTTGATTCCCTGGCTCGCATTGTAAGTGATACGCCAGTTAGGCATCGGGATTGTCAGGAAGGGGGTAAGTTTCATTTTACTCGGATCACGGCCTGCATAGGCAGCCAGGAATGCACCCATGAGCACCTGCGGCTGTGTGGAACCATATCCACTCGGGAAACCCAGTGAATCATACCCGATGGAATTGGGATTATCCGCTGCCAGACGGTCGGCAATGGTTTTACGGTAATCAAGCATCTGCTCAAATACAGGACTCACATCTTCATCGTTATCCTTACTAAAAGCGGTAGGCCACATCAGGTACGACATACTGAAGGTTCCTCTTTCCTGTGCAGAAGTTGAACCAAAAGTACCCTCACTGTTTGCCTTGTAATACTCCTGGTAGGTGCGGGAAAAACTGCGGTCGGCATTCACCTCAACTTTCAGATTCCTGGCCGGCTCCAGGTTAGCCCTGAAGGTGAGCGAATTGGTATGCCTTACTATATATGGATTATTCAAAAGAGTATCTGCACTTAACCAACCATTGCTACTGGCCATATTTCTGATATCCTTCTGACTTCCCATGATAAATCCGAGACCAGGTGCATTTGCTTTCCAGTCATTCCCCAATACACTTACCTCTGGTGTGAAACCGGGGAGTAAAATGCCATTGGTTTCATTATAGGTAATGTTCGCATCCTTCAGCGACATCATAACTCCAAGGAACTGGGTTCCTATGATTTTTAGATAGTCTTTCTTTGGTTTTGCGTCTGCTGAATCAGCAGGCAATAAATCACCTTCTGCAGGGGCATCGTCTTTCTTTGCATTTTTGCCTTTCTCTTCTTCTGCACCCTTTCCTTTACCCGGCATTGCAGGGCCTTTTGGTGTCTGGCCCTGAGCCTGGAGAGCAGAACTTGCTTTTTTGAGGAAGCCGACTTTATTATACAGGGTTGTTAGCCTGATCCCTCCATTCACCTGGATGTTGTTGGAGTTCTCAATGGTATTCCCGAATTTGGCCTGTAACGACCTGGGAGATGCTTCCCAACGATACATAATGCCGTACTTAACAGAAGCATTCATCCAGTTCAACATCTTGATCTTACTGAATGGAAGCATATAGTTCACATTCGCAATCTGGTTGAACCGACTGAGTGAACCGAATCCCAGGATGGAAGTCTTTACTGTATCCCTGTAAGCTTCATAATTTGTATTTCCCTTTTCAAACCCTCCGGGGGGCTCATAGATATATGATATTACATTGGCTGAATAATCGAGCTTCAGTGATTGGGAAATATCATACTTGAGGTCATAAACACGCGTCCAGTCCCACTTTTTGGTATAGCTGGGCACAAGAATGATCAATGCATTGCTCTTATTCCTCACCAACCTTCTTTGGTATTCCCTCAGCATATCCGACCGGAAAGATAATAACCTGGGCAAATAGTAGAAGTTAAAATCACTCAGCAACTGAAGATTTTTGCTCTTAATGATCTTTTGGAATGGTTTTACATTTTTGGGGTTGGTTGAAAAGTTATAACCTAATCCACCCCTGTATACTTTCTTTTTATCTGATTCAATATCGATGTTATGCCTTTTGATCTCAGCATAAGCATATGAAAGGTCAAAATTCTCCACATCC
This window harbors:
- a CDS encoding energy transducer TonB, with the translated sequence MELKKSEKADLESKKGFFFQLGLIIALAITLVAFEYKSYDKQEFQDMSGGKNAETPEEMIQITQQQNQPPPPAPPVSTTVINIVENDAIVDDDLSIDAEADDNTAMEEYKAPVVATQAAEEEVSEAEIFTVVEDAPAYPGGDESRIKFLMDNIKYPQMAKESGIQGTVYVTFVVERNGSVTDVRVLRGIGGGCDEEAIRVIQAMPSWNAGKQRGKPVRVQFNMPIKFTLAG
- the vanZ gene encoding VanZ family protein, with product MVLPKLVKRYGAAIAWGIGILVLTGIPGQDIPRIPEFLVAPDIIVHFFIFSGFAFLLMRSFSKENNWSRSRIISISLITALCLGGLTEILQWGVFINRTGSLGDFLVDSLGSVAGLFTFRFCKGFFQ
- the gcvH gene encoding glycine cleavage system protein GcvH, with the protein product MNIPENLYYTKEHEWLALNGDEGTVGVTDFAQHQLGDVVFIEVNTIGEAVATGEAFGTIEAVKTVSDMFAPVACEILEYNENLSDNPELINKDPYGEGWIVKVKIQDVNEIKELLSAADYQKLVEA